One window of the Trifolium pratense cultivar HEN17-A07 linkage group LG2, ARS_RC_1.1, whole genome shotgun sequence genome contains the following:
- the LOC123906908 gene encoding ultraviolet-B receptor UVR8-like isoform X2 encodes MSRKRDNSHFSRHDFKRRRPLPEPAEEEKPTTRPTPPSAVVVMGLPLDCSVLDLKSRFEIYGSISRIRIDRDAVGYITYRTKDSADAAIAAGHDPSFGLTVNSKKVQVLWATDPLAMWREGVGKNKDGVSMSKLVRAEVPLRRHGRGNKLASAIGNTKSSEDGSGSSVIEVPFRGREIVAYDDIIRNSTKQESKSRVMEESEEEKKKSERLLLWSWGAGTDGQLGTERLQDQQIPQQLSISSVSSLACGGAHVIALTSAGKVLSWGRGSSGQLGHGEVVNNVLHPKAVTSLDNYFITHVSAGWSHSGFVSDKGCLFTCGDGSFGQLGHGDYASHSSPVIVSSFVGQHVAQVACGMRHSLVLLKGSLSNQVYGFGSGKRGQLGVSKDKIKYINLPEVVNGFEDVEIVGVSANGDHSAALSVDGNLYTWGRGFKGFEDSHLPQCLNSTLKFTKATLGWNHALAMTGEGEVYMLGGNHLGVLSDLHTVRQAKQLTDSREANLEKVPGLDETKITDIATGAEHSVLVTENGEIKTWGWGEHGQLGLGDDGDRISPVTVSLGYDLSEAASTKVYCGSGFTFALTKP; translated from the exons ATGAGTCGTAAGAGAGACAACTCCCACTTTTCCCGCCACGACTTCAAGCGCCGTCGTCCACTACCGGAGCCGGCGGAGGAAGAAAAACCTACCACAAGACCAACGCCGCCGTCTGCAGTGGTCGTCATGGGTCTTCCTCTTGATTGTTCCGTCCTCGATCTCAAGTCTCGGTTCGAGATCTACGGCTCCATCTCCCGCATCCGTATCGACCGTGACGCCGTCGGATACATCACCTACCGGACCAAAGACTCCGCCGACGCCGCCATTGCTGCTGGACACGATCCTTCGTTTGGACTCACCGTCAATTCTAAAAAG GTTCAGGTATTGTGGGCAACAGATCCTCTAGCAATGTGGAGGGAAGGAGTTGGTAAGAATAAGGATGGTGTGTCTATGTCAAAGCTTGTGCGAGCCGAGGTACCTTTGAGGAGGCATGGAAGAGGTAATAAGCTTGCTTCTGCTATTGGGAATACTAAAAGTAGTGAGGATGGTTCTGGTAGCTCAGTTATTGAAGTTCCTTTCAGGGGAAGAGAAATTGTTGCTTATGATGATATCAT AAGAAACAGCACAAAGCA agaaagtaAAAGTAGAGTGATGGAAGAAAGtgaagaagagaagaagaaatcaGAAAGATTATTATTATGGAGTTGGGGTGCTGGAACAGATGGTCAATTAGGAACAGAAAGACTTCAAGATCAACAAATTCCTCAACAACTGTCTATCTCCTCTGTCTCTTCACTTGCCTGTGGCGGCGCTCATGTCATCGCCTTAACTTCTG CTGGGAAGGTATTGTCATGGGGTAGGGGCAGTTCTGGTCAACTAGGCCATGGAGAGGTTGTCAATAATGTATTGCATCCCAAGGCTGTAACATCATTGGATAATTACTTCATAACTCATGTCTCTGCTGGTTGGAGTCACTCAGGTTTTGTTTCAG ATAAAGGGTGCTTATTCACCTGTGGGGATGGTTCCTTTGGTCAACTTGGACATGGTGATTATGCCTCACACAGTTCACCTGTCATAGTGTCATCCTTTGTTGGTCAGCATGTTGCACAGGTAGCATGTGGAATGCGCCATTCTCTTGTCTTGTTGAAAG GTTCTCTTTCAAATCAAGTTTATGGATTTGGTTCTGGGAAGCGTGGTCAATTGGGTGTCTCCaaagataaaatcaaatatattaatctTCCTGAAGTTGTTAATGGATTTGAAGATGTGGAAATAGTTGGAGTTTCTGCAAATGGAGATCATAGTGCTGCATTATCTG TTGATGGGAATCTTTACACCTGGGGAAGAGGCTTCAAGGGCTTTGAAGATTCTCACCTTCCACAATGCTTAAACTCTACATTGAAATTTACTAAAGCTACTCTAGGGTGGAACCATGCTTTAGCTATGACTG GTGAAGGCGAGGTTTATATGCTTGGTGGCAACCACCTTGGAGTGCTTAGTGATCTTCACACTGTAAGACAGGCTAAGCAGTTAACCG ATTCAAGAGAAGCCAATTTGGAGAAAGTGCCTGGTCTTGATGAAACAAAGATTACTGATATTGCTACTGGAGCTGAGCATTCTGTCCTTGTCACAG AGAATGGAGAAATAAAGACATGGGGTTGGGGTGAGCATGGTCAACTTGGCTTAGGGGATGATGGTGACCGAATCAGTCCTGTTACAGTAAGTCTTGGCTATGATCTAAGCGAAGCTGCATCAACCAAAGTCTATTGCGGAAGCGGCTTCACGTTTGCTTTAACTAAGCCCTAA
- the LOC123906908 gene encoding ultraviolet-B receptor UVR8-like isoform X1 — MEESEEEKKKSERLLLWSWGAGTDGQLGTERLQDQQIPQQLSISSVSSLACGGAHVIALTSAGKVLSWGRGSSGQLGHGEVVNNVLHPKAVTSLDNYFITHVSAGWSHSGFVSDKGCLFTCGDGSFGQLGHGDYASHSSPVIVSSFVGQHVAQVACGMRHSLVLLKGSLSNQVYGFGSGKRGQLGVSKDKIKYINLPEVVNGFEDVEIVGVSANGDHSAALSVDGNLYTWGRGFKGFEDSHLPQCLNSTLKFTKATLGWNHALAMTGEGEVYMLGGNHLGVLSDLHTVRQAKQLTDSREANLEKVPGLDETKITDIATGAEHSVLVTENGEIKTWGWGEHGQLGLGDDGDRISPVTVSLGYDLSEAASTKVYCGSGFTFALTKP; from the exons ATGGAAGAAAGtgaagaagagaagaagaaatcaGAAAGATTATTATTATGGAGTTGGGGTGCTGGAACAGATGGTCAATTAGGAACAGAAAGACTTCAAGATCAACAAATTCCTCAACAACTGTCTATCTCCTCTGTCTCTTCACTTGCCTGTGGCGGCGCTCATGTCATCGCCTTAACTTCTG CTGGGAAGGTATTGTCATGGGGTAGGGGCAGTTCTGGTCAACTAGGCCATGGAGAGGTTGTCAATAATGTATTGCATCCCAAGGCTGTAACATCATTGGATAATTACTTCATAACTCATGTCTCTGCTGGTTGGAGTCACTCAGGTTTTGTTTCAG ATAAAGGGTGCTTATTCACCTGTGGGGATGGTTCCTTTGGTCAACTTGGACATGGTGATTATGCCTCACACAGTTCACCTGTCATAGTGTCATCCTTTGTTGGTCAGCATGTTGCACAGGTAGCATGTGGAATGCGCCATTCTCTTGTCTTGTTGAAAG GTTCTCTTTCAAATCAAGTTTATGGATTTGGTTCTGGGAAGCGTGGTCAATTGGGTGTCTCCaaagataaaatcaaatatattaatctTCCTGAAGTTGTTAATGGATTTGAAGATGTGGAAATAGTTGGAGTTTCTGCAAATGGAGATCATAGTGCTGCATTATCTG TTGATGGGAATCTTTACACCTGGGGAAGAGGCTTCAAGGGCTTTGAAGATTCTCACCTTCCACAATGCTTAAACTCTACATTGAAATTTACTAAAGCTACTCTAGGGTGGAACCATGCTTTAGCTATGACTG GTGAAGGCGAGGTTTATATGCTTGGTGGCAACCACCTTGGAGTGCTTAGTGATCTTCACACTGTAAGACAGGCTAAGCAGTTAACCG ATTCAAGAGAAGCCAATTTGGAGAAAGTGCCTGGTCTTGATGAAACAAAGATTACTGATATTGCTACTGGAGCTGAGCATTCTGTCCTTGTCACAG AGAATGGAGAAATAAAGACATGGGGTTGGGGTGAGCATGGTCAACTTGGCTTAGGGGATGATGGTGACCGAATCAGTCCTGTTACAGTAAGTCTTGGCTATGATCTAAGCGAAGCTGCATCAACCAAAGTCTATTGCGGAAGCGGCTTCACGTTTGCTTTAACTAAGCCCTAA
- the LOC123904401 gene encoding F-box protein SKIP23-like yields the protein MAMKRDWANLDSLALNVILEKLIEPTDHIWFGSVCKNWQSIANLNHQYNHQFRGNILPMLMIPIENTSPEKRSLYSVLANRVYPFELTMLYKQRCCGSSYGWLATIDEEEVITWVNPFKDVAPIILPWINIYNRYKNYPEFNVHKVTLSADPISSPNDYVVAAIYTTCGSLAFMKAGQKFWTYIDETHHRGFIDVTFYKGLVYAVNRWKTIVSFDLCYSSDPYGNDMKTPNVLLQGGNHETYSPLTYLVKSLEGELWMVRRFVTIDDQGNKGTHSLHVFKLELDDKGEKLLGLTKLDHLGDNILFVGDNDPVSVSASYFSKYLQKDSIYYSDNYFDDEPVRYPQGPFDLGIYNVKDGRFGIHCPYKAYFKGKAPPIWVVPPFRWS from the coding sequence ATGGCTATGAAACGAGATTGGGCAAATTTGGATTCACTTGCTCTCAACGTGATTCTTGAGAAGTTAATTGAACCAACTGATCACATTTGGTTTGGTTCTGTTTGCAAAAATTGGCAGTCAATTGCAAACCTTAATCATCAATATAACCACCAATTTAGAGGCAATATATTGCCTATGTTAATGATCCCTATAGAGAATACAAGTCCGGAAAAGCGAAGCTTGTATAGCGTACTAGCAAATAGAGTGTATCCATTTGAATTGACAATGCTTTATAAACAAAGATGTTGTGGCTCAAGTTATGGCTGGCTTGCAACCATAGACGAAGAAGAAGTCATAACTTGGGTTAATCCTTTTAAGGATGTAGCTCCAATTATTTTGCCATggattaatatttataatagaTATAAGAATTACCCTGAATTTAATGTGCACAAGGTTACTTTGTCAGCTGATCCTATATCAAGTCCAAATGATTACGTGGTTGCCGCAATTTATACTACTTGTGGTTCTCTTGCTTTCATGAAAGCAGGACAAAAGTTTTGGACATACATAGATGAAACTCACCATCGAGGTTTTATCGATGTTACATTCTACAAAGGCCTAGTGTATGCCGTAAATCGTTGGAAAACAATTGTCTCCTTTGATTTATGTTATTCAAGTGACCCTTATGGTAACGACATGAAAACTCCAAATGTTCTTTTACAAGGAGGGAATCATGAAACTTATTCCCCACTAACTTATCTAGTGAAATCATTGGAGGGAGAGTTGTGGATGGTGAGAAGGTTCGTAACTATTGATGATCAGGGTAATAAAGGTACTCACAGTTTACATGTATTTAAGTTGGAACTTGATGATAAAGGTGAGAAGCTTTTGGGTTTGACCAAACTTGACCATTTGggtgataatattttatttgtcgGCGATAATGATCCTGTGTCTGTATCAGCTTCATATTTCTCAAAATATCTACAAAAAGATTCAATTTACTATTCTGATAATTATTTTGACGATGAACCGGTTCGTTACCCTCAAGGCCCTTTCGATTTAGGAATCTATAATGTAAAAGATGGGAGATTTGGTATTCATTGCCCTTACAAAGCTTACTTCAAAGGTAAGGCACCTCCTATATGGGTTGTGCCACCTTTTCGGTGGAGttga